From a region of the Armatimonadota bacterium genome:
- a CDS encoding DUF3887 domain-containing protein codes for MLRRWGVFAVLVVLVGVMAGCSSAKKASASNAKTAVALEFVRCTADGKYADAVTHFDDAMSRAMSADQLKQAWESLIGRYGAFKKIGETRTGQEGGFDEVFVAVNFEKIILDVKVVFDKDGKIGGLWFVPHISKTGAQYSPPAYAHNDRFVEREVTVGKGEWQLPGTLTIPNGKGPFTALVLVHGSGPENRDETIGPNKPFRDIAQGLASRGIAVLRYDKRTKVYPAQLAKFAATNKFTVKEETIDDAIAAVSLLRKTKEINSDRIYVLGHSLGGILIPRIGKADPKIYGLIMMAGCGTQPLEDVILRQLTYIASLNGPITADTKKEINKEVQSFIKSAPAPYLLDLRRYIPAAVEMAKSLKQPMLILQGRRDYQATTADFNIWKTKLSSRTDVTFKLYPDLNHLFITGKGKITPQEYEVPGHVSEKVVDDIAAWIKR; via the coding sequence ATGCTAAGACGGTGGGGTGTTTTTGCAGTTTTAGTAGTTTTAGTCGGGGTTATGGCGGGATGTTCAAGTGCGAAAAAGGCATCAGCTTCGAATGCTAAGACCGCAGTTGCTTTGGAATTCGTGCGGTGTACGGCAGACGGTAAATACGCGGATGCCGTGACGCATTTCGACGATGCAATGAGCCGGGCGATGTCAGCCGATCAACTGAAACAGGCGTGGGAGTCATTGATCGGACGGTACGGCGCTTTCAAGAAAATCGGAGAAACTCGCACGGGGCAAGAGGGAGGATTCGACGAGGTTTTCGTTGCCGTAAATTTTGAGAAGATCATTCTCGATGTCAAAGTCGTCTTCGATAAGGATGGCAAGATCGGCGGGCTATGGTTCGTCCCACATATTTCCAAAACCGGCGCGCAGTATTCTCCTCCCGCCTATGCGCACAATGACCGCTTTGTTGAGCGTGAAGTCACTGTCGGCAAAGGCGAGTGGCAATTGCCCGGCACGCTTACCATTCCCAATGGCAAAGGACCATTCACTGCCTTGGTTTTAGTTCATGGCTCCGGCCCAGAAAACCGCGATGAGACCATCGGCCCAAACAAACCGTTTCGGGATATCGCGCAGGGGCTTGCCTCACGTGGAATCGCCGTGCTTCGCTATGACAAGAGGACAAAAGTGTATCCGGCACAGTTGGCAAAGTTTGCAGCGACCAATAAGTTTACCGTCAAGGAAGAGACCATAGACGATGCTATAGCCGCCGTATCTCTTCTCAGGAAGACAAAGGAGATAAATAGCGATAGGATATATGTTCTTGGCCACAGCCTTGGCGGCATTCTCATTCCGAGGATCGGCAAGGCCGACCCTAAAATCTACGGTCTGATTATGATGGCCGGGTGCGGCACACAACCGTTGGAGGATGTGATATTACGGCAATTAACATATATAGCCTCGCTGAACGGACCGATAACTGCTGACACCAAGAAGGAGATCAATAAGGAAGTGCAATCGTTCATAAAAAGCGCGCCGGCTCCATACTTGCTCGATCTCCGGCGCTATATTCCGGCAGCGGTGGAGATGGCAAAGTCGCTGAAACAGCCGATGCTCATCCTGCAGGGAAGACGGGACTACCAGGCTACAACCGCTGATTTCAACATATGGAAGACGAAGCTCTCTTCACGGACCGATGTCACTTTCAAGCTCTATCCGGATTTGAACCATTTGTTTATTACTGGTA
- a CDS encoding DUF3887 domain-containing protein yields the protein MMNRFVTNVERTILTAMMCAAVLLAAGCAKPSATKSAENVVDSMAKGDFASVTANFNPTMKSAMYTEKLGQVWGQLTAQVGPFKARTSTREAQEQGYDVVYVTCQFEKTNLDTKVVFDSNKQITGLFIIPTKAAK from the coding sequence ATGATGAATCGATTTGTAACGAATGTGGAGAGAACAATACTCACGGCCATGATGTGCGCGGCAGTGCTGCTGGCTGCAGGCTGCGCCAAGCCTTCTGCCACTAAATCAGCGGAAAATGTCGTCGATTCTATGGCGAAGGGTGATTTTGCATCGGTTACTGCGAATTTCAATCCTACGATGAAGTCCGCCATGTATACCGAAAAGCTGGGTCAAGTCTGGGGACAATTGACTGCTCAAGTAGGGCCATTCAAGGCGCGCACAAGCACACGAGAAGCGCAAGAACAGGGTTATGACGTCGTCTATGTGACCTGCCAATTCGAGAAAACCAACCTTGATACCAAGGTTGTGTTCGATAGCAACAAGCAGATCACAGGATTATTTATAATTCCAACTAAGGCAGCGAAGTAG
- a CDS encoding DUF167 domain-containing protein — protein sequence MPDTNLKLHVSPRGSKNEITGWRDDVLYVKITAPPVEGAANAAVVKFLADALKIKKSQVELVSGEKSREKVVKISGLSETEIRNRIRLK from the coding sequence ATGCCTGATACAAACCTGAAGCTCCATGTCAGCCCGCGCGGATCAAAAAACGAAATTACCGGCTGGCGTGATGATGTCTTGTACGTAAAAATTACCGCTCCGCCTGTCGAGGGCGCTGCCAACGCCGCCGTAGTGAAGTTTTTAGCCGATGCATTAAAGATAAAAAAGAGCCAGGTCGAGCTTGTCTCAGGCGAAAAGAGCCGCGAGAAGGTGGTCAAAATATCCGGTCTGTCTGAAACGGAAATTCGCAACAGAATACGATTAAAATAA